The following is a genomic window from Perognathus longimembris pacificus isolate PPM17 chromosome 20, ASM2315922v1, whole genome shotgun sequence.
GTTTGTTGCTGGCTGCGTCCCACCTACGTGGTTCTTAGTGGAGCCAGTGCAGGGGCTCCGCCTGTCATCCGTACTGCCCAGGGGGCTGAGCGCTGAGGATGCGGGTTTGCAGcccgcccaggcagggaagtgtgTGAGACGCTTGttttcaaaaaaccaaaaaaaaggcagaagctcCGGCGGGCTGAGTTCCTTCTTGGGACGGCCACGGCCGGCAGCGAGGTGGGCGGGCGGCGTCAGGCAAGAGCCAGGCGGCCGTCCCCGCACGGGAAGGGCCGCTccgcggtgggggtgggggtgggggcgtgcGTGCGCACGTGCCGCTGCAGGGCGAAGTTGTCGCTGAAGGCCCTGCCGCAGTCCCGGCACACGAAGGGTTTCTCGCCGGTGTGCGTGCGCCGGTGGCGGAGGAAGTTGGCGTTCTGCGTGAAGGCCTTGCCGCAGTCCCCGCACACGAAGGGCTTCTCGCcggtgtgcacgcgcatgtggcGCACGAAGGAGGAGGAGTAGAAGAAGGCCTTGGCGCAGTGGCGGCACTGCAGCGGGCGCGCGCCGCTGTGGCTGCGGTGGTGGCGGATGAGCACCGACTGGTGCGCGAAGGCCTTGCCGCACTGCGCGCACGCGTACGGCTTCTCGCCCGTGTGCACGCGCAGGTGCTGCGCCAGCGCGGCGCGCGCGCTGAAGGCCTTGCCGCAGTGCGGGCAGGCGAAGGGCCGCTCGCCGGTGTGCGTGCGCCGGTGGCGGAGGAAGGTGGAGCACTGCGTGAAGGCCTTGCCGCACTGCGCGCACGCGTACGGCTTCTCGCCCGTGTGGATGCGCAGGTGCTGCGCCAGCGAGGAGCTGTCGCAGAAGGCCTTGCCGCAGGCGGCGCAGGCGAAGGGCCGGCGGCCCGAGTGCGTGCGCAGGTGCTGCGCGAAGGCCGAGCGCTGCGCGAAGGCGCGCCCGCACAGCGCGCACGCGTACGGCTTCTCGCCCGTGTGCGTGCGCTGGTGGCGCGCGAAGGCCGAGCGCTGCGCGAAGGCGCGGCCGCAGTGCGCGCAGGCGAAGGGCGGCGGGCCCGCGTGCGCCAGCGCGTGCTGCGCGAACGACGAGCGGTACGAGAAGGACTTGCCGCACTCGCCGCACGCGAACGGCTTGGCCCCGCCGCGCGTGTGCGTCAGGCAGTGCTGCGTGAAGGAAGAGCGGTGCGTGAAGGCCTTCCCGCAGTCGCCGCACACGTACGGCCGCTCCCCGGTGTGCACGCGCCGGTGCTCCGTCAGGTGGCAGCGCCGCGTGAAGCCCTTCCCGCACTCGGGGCAGCGGTGCGGCCGCTCCGAGGGGGCCCTCGCGGGGTCCCGCTCCCCGCCCGCGCCGACCTGCAGAGGCCCCGCAAGCGGCCACGGGGTCCCCAGGCGCCCCGCCCCTACCCCGCACCACTCCGTCCCAGGGGAGCCGGGCGGGTGGGGATCAGGGTGTGGGGGAGGGATGCGGAGCTCCGGCATCCTGTGCGGGTCCTGCCGGGGTGAGGGCCCTCCAAGTAGCGGGGGTTGCACTGGTCCTGCCGGATCTCCTGGAGGAAAGGCAGCAGGCGCCCtgttaaggggggggggggggaagtgggggaagaggaggaacgGAGGCCggctctccccccttccctcccctcggGCACTGCTCACTGTCTTACggacccggctggctttgaaccgcgatcctcagatctcagcctcctgagtagctgggagcacAGGCGGGAGCCACGGCGGCGCCCGGCTGTAGTTAGAAATTGGTCGGCTTTGCAGGGCGAGTGAGGACAGGTCATCAAGTAACTAGGATAATAACCTTGAgatgggctgggggtgtggcctagcggcagagcactagcctagcgtgcacgaagccctgggttcaatccctcccccactcccccaaaaaaagaagtggcactgtggctcaagtgctagggcgctaatcttgagcaaaagcagctcggggacagtgcccagactctgagttcaagccctagcaccagcaaaagaaaaagaaaaaggagctacTAATAACCTAGAGAGCTGATAGAGCTGAGGAGGGGGAGGTGATGGAGTGTCCCGCACTAGGATACTGGGTTAGAGTGGAGTGGAACTACGAAGGGTTTCTCCAAGCGGGACAAGGCACTGGCTTTTGCTCCAGGTTTCTACCCCCAGCTGAACCACTTTCTGAGGTCCTTTTGCTTCCAATGCACACCTCCCCAGCACGCGCGCTGCCCCTTCCCTGCAGGTGGGCCCTGCCGCCTGCACTCTGAAAACACCCAACTCTTGGAATTCAGAGCAACATAGGCTGAGGCTGTGTGTACGAGACACTCCACACAGTGCAAGCCCTGGTGGAGATACAGAGATTGTGGCAGTAAAGGACACACCATAATGCCCCCAGGAAGGcggcctcagccagccctgccttcaGAGGGTACATACAAACAGGCTGTAGGTCTTCCAGGTGGAAGGGAAGGGACTTACCCAGTGAGACCAGGAGCAGGTAGGTCTCCAGCATCACTTCCTGGTACAGGTTCCTCTGGCCCAGGTCCAGATGCCCCCATTCTTCCTCTGTGAAGGTCACGGCCACATCTTCAAAGGATATCGACGCCTGGAAAGTCAAAGAGAACCGGTGGGATGGCTGTGCCTATAATAGGTGAAATCTAAGCTTCCTGCGTTGACACTGACAAGAAACCTGAGACCCAAGGCCTGAAGCAGAGAAGGTCTCCTGAGCAATGAACACTTCTGCAGCTGAATGCTCCTGGAGGCGGCTGGGACCATCAACCCCATGAACACTGGTGAGTATTAAGACTGCAATGATGTGgggagggtggatggaaggataaCAAATGAGAGTGAAAAACAAGTACAGCAGCAGCTAAGGCCCAGGGCCTGCTGGTGGCTTTGCATAACTGTTTCTAAAATCCTCCAAGTTTCCTAGGTCTAAAGCTCCAGCCAGTGTTGCCACATGTGTGGTCTTTGAGAAGTCTCCATTTCTTTGAGATTCAGTTTCCAACCATGAGTCCTACTACAGCAGACTTTAACTTCAAGAATtgaagagaagggctgggaatgtggcttagcggtagagtgcttgcctagcacgcatgaagccctgggtttgattcctcagcatcacataaacaggaaaagctgcaagtggcgctgtggctcaagtggtagagtgctagccttgagcaaaaagaagccagggacagtgctcaggccctgagttcaagcctcaggattggggaGGCAGGGGAATCACCTGGGATGctattttgggggggaggggagtcatgTGTAATTCCACCAGAGGTgcagtttcccccccccccattcacttCTACCTCGGGATTCTCATCCCGTCTTTCTGCCTTCAGTTAGAGACAAATCTACTGGAGGGCGGGGTGGTTTCCCTGGGAGTGAGCCCCAAAAGACAACAGCAGGACTTCCAAAACACCGACGTGGGGAGTGATGCTGCGCGGGGTCCTGCATGCCACCGACGGGGCCGTGTCCCCAGTGTCCCCTCCATCAGGCCCTCCGCTGTTGCCGAGGCCTAGAGGGGTAGCACGGGCCGGGGGCAGTGAGGGGCAGCGAGGGGCTTAGAGTCGGTAACCGGGACGCCCGCGTCTTAGGCAGGGAAGCGCCTAGCCCGGACCCCCACCCCCTCGCGTCCCTCCCCCAAACTCCAGAGCTGCGGGGAAGGCCGAGAACTCGCACGCCACCCCCCTGCCCCGGCGAGCGACGCGAACGCCCCGCACTCACCAGCGCCAGAGTCGCCATGGCTTCGGGGCGGGCGAGGCCGCTCTGTGGCCGCCGCAGGTGAACCCGGGTCCGGGATGGGCGAGCAGCACTAACGGAGGACGCCGGAGTTGTTCACGGCAGGACAAGAGGCGGGAGCGACGACTGTTCCCGCTCTTGGTCCTCCGCTCCGGAGTTTGGAAACGCCTAGAATGCGGCAGCTGACGAGAGACGCGGCGCCAACTCAGAGGAAAGTCACGGCCGAATGACGTCTCAGGCAGGACGCCGGAAGTCCCACCCACACGCCCGCCGGAAATGGCCTTCGGCGACGTGTCATTGGCCCAGAAACTGCCTCTCCGTAGCGACCCCTCCTGGGATATGTAGTTTCCGTCCTGAATCCAAGGGCCGCCTCAACGGACTTCCGGGTTTCTGGTAAATAGCTTCTTAAAGTTGCTAGGAGAGAGTGTGGCTTTGCATCTGGCTGAGGTGAAGGCCGAACATCTCTGAAGGGTCTATCCATGGAGGAGGATGTGAGGATGgcgttcaaagccatccccagcagaaaaatccttgatttGGAGATATATCTCCttaatccaattaaccatccaaaagatgcaagtggagctgtggctcaagtggtagagtgccagccttgaacaacaaagctcagagacagcgcttatgccctgaattctagccccaggatggacggacggacggacacacacacacacacacacacacacacacacacacctttaggGCCTTGTTGCAAATCTTGTCTGAAATATACACCATCAGCGAATACCTAAATCTAGGGCCTGTATTGTCACTCTGTTCGGCAGTGCAGTTCTATCTAGATAGTTTCCTGTAACCTCCCTCTTGGTCCAGGTCTCTGAAGGACCCACCAGCGACTCATACCCACTGCAAATGCCAGAATCATGTGCTCTCACACAGAACAATCCCAGACCATAAAAGCCAAAACCATAGGGAAAGGGGTTCAGTAACCAAAGAGGAGGGTTGGATCTGAGAATGGGAAAAGTGGAGACTTCCAAAGGGGTCAATAATGCCATCAACCGTTGGTCAAGGAAGCTTAATGGACCTTAGGAATGTCTATCTGGTCCCTTTTTTGACAGAACTGTCAAAGACAAAACTACGACAAACTATGTCAAGAAACCAGTTGAATTTTATTTGATTCAAAAATCAGGGAAAAGCCAGGTGTGAGTGACttgcatctgtaattctagctactcaggaggctgagatctgagtattggggttcaaagccagcctgggcaggagtctatgagactcttttctccaataaactactcagaaaaggtacaagtagcactgtggctcaagtggtagagtgttagccttgagcacaaaggtcaGGTACAGAGCTgaagacatgagttcaagccccaggactgtccccctccccccccaaaaaaagacgaGAAAAACTATTCTACAAAACAGAATGAAAGCTCCCAATAGCTAAGAGCATGACAGGTTTTGGAAAAATGGGACAGTAGAAAATACAAGTTAGAACACACTTTGTGGAGTGACATCAAATGACTTCAGTTATTGTTGTTACAAGACCGAAACCAAAGGGGACTTCTCAATTATGATGATGGAGGTAGTCTGGAATCTTCCATTTCCACTTTGACTATGTAGCACTTGGCATAACAGAGTCCATTTTGGTTTGGTATGATCTACTGGTGCCTAGTGAAGAAGCTCAGTCCAAAACAATGAGTTAAAACCAGGAGCTGGTCATCAGGCCtgcagtcttagctactcaggaggctgagatccgagagtcacagttcaaagccggcccaggcaggaaaatccttgagactcttatctcctataaactacccaaaaaagccaaagtagagctgtggctcaagtggtagagtgcttaccttttgagcaaaagaagctcagggacagcacccaggtccagagtttcaGCCCTGGgatcagcaaacaaacaaaaatgaaaaatgactcaaaacaattttcattttgtttctccttACTATTGGAGCTTGGAATGCAAACCGTAAAAGGCAGCCCTGGCCCAAACACTGTAAAAATTGTTAGTAGAGTTTCTCACACTCAAAAGGTCTTGTAATTAGGATTTCAACTTGTAATTAAGATTTATAAGGGAATGTGGTTCATTTCATAAGAGATTCATAGAGtgaggcacacctgtaatcttaggtactgaggaggctgagatccaaagatcatggttcaaagctaacctgggcaggaaagtccccgagactctttatttcctatgagccaccaaaaagccagaagtggaggtatagctaaagtggaagagcacaagccttgagaaaaatagctaagggactaagtttaagccccaggatgagcaaaaaagaagaaaaaaaaaaaacataagcccAAAACTCAAAAACTTATGAAAATTAAACCAAATACTAAACCTTTAATAAGAGAAATCACAAATGAGGATATAAAACACTGAGAGATGAAGTAAAATGGAAACACAACTTACCAAACTTAGGGGGCAAAAGCATAAACAGTGCCAATGGTAGTGGGGGGGGAGAAGGATtgctacatatattttatattaaaaaggaagaaaggcctGAGCAGGGaacaggtgactcacacctgtcattctagctactcaggagactgagatctgaaaattgccaTTGTGATTGAAAGCCAGACTAGACTgcacaggaaaatctgtaagactctccaattaaccagcaaaaagctacaagttgccagggaccggtggctcatgcctatcaccctagctactcaggaggccgagatatgaggaccaccatttgaagctagctcaagcaggaaagtccatgagactcttctctccagtgagccaccagaaaaccagaagtggagctagggctcaaagtggagctagggctcaaagtgctagccttggacaaaagaattcagggacagcatccaggccctaagttcaaggcccaggatgagcaccaaaaaagaaaaaaaaaaagtaaaaaggaaaaagatggtaGATGGTATACACTAATTTTTAGAGCTATTACCCTAATAACCAGAGGGAGTCACTTGTGTCCATTGatacatgaatgaataaacaagccTTGGCATAAGCAATGAAATTCTATACACCCTTGCAAAGAAATCCTGACATACTGATCCCATAAAAGGAATCAACtacagaagcagcagcagggggAGTCTCAAGATAACAATGATTTTTCTCACATAAACATGCTCTCCGGCTGAAATCGAAAATAACCGAAATGTCAATTCAACTGAAACAGcagtaaaaaataatttcaaagtatTTACATACAAAATGAGCCAGGGAAGCTGGGCAGTACATGCCTGTCACCcacgctactcagg
Proteins encoded in this region:
- the Znf599 gene encoding zinc finger protein 599; the encoded protein is MATLALASISFEDVAVTFTEEEWGHLDLGQRNLYQEVMLETYLLLVSLGDPAGPVQPPLLGGPSPRQDPHRMPELRIPPPHPDPHPPGSPGTEWCGVGAGRLGTPWPLAGPLQVGAGGERDPARAPSERPHRCPECGKGFTRRCHLTEHRRVHTGERPYVCGDCGKAFTHRSSFTQHCLTHTRGGAKPFACGECGKSFSYRSSFAQHALAHAGPPPFACAHCGRAFAQRSAFARHQRTHTGEKPYACALCGRAFAQRSAFAQHLRTHSGRRPFACAACGKAFCDSSSLAQHLRIHTGEKPYACAQCGKAFTQCSTFLRHRRTHTGERPFACPHCGKAFSARAALAQHLRVHTGEKPYACAQCGKAFAHQSVLIRHHRSHSGARPLQCRHCAKAFFYSSSFVRHMRVHTGEKPFVCGDCGKAFTQNANFLRHRRTHTGEKPFVCRDCGRAFSDNFALQRHVRTHAPTPTPTAERPFPCGDGRLALA